ACTTTAGGTTGGACGGGACCTCTGCAGATCACCCATTCCAagttcctgctcagagcaggtctcattagatcaggctggtcaaggcTGTGCCCATcaagtcttgaaaatctccaaggctCTCATGAGAgagcctccacctccacctggaGGACTGCGCCTAGTTCTGGGGTTCCCAgtaaagacagacatggacctgttagagcaggccCTCCAGGGGATGGCCACAAAACTGATCTGAGGACTGGAACACctgtcttatgaagaaaggctgagagagttggggctgttcagccagagagcctgaagagaaggctcaagggagTGGTCTTTCAATATATTAAGGGAGCttcaaagaaagatggagaaagacttcttaccagggcctgtagtgacaggacaaggagtaacGGTCCATCAGAGCAGCAACTGCCTTGCTCACCAGCcaacaaaggaaaatcctgaCACGGGCATGGTTTTTACATACGTGGTACACATCTATTATGGCTGCCCAGTGGCTAAAATGGCTGCAGCTGATTTTGCCTGAGCaatgctgcagctgctttctgagaAAATATCTAGCAAACCCATCTGGCTGGCACCTTTCTTCCTGATGCTGCACTTGCAGAGCATAGCTAGGAGCTGGACTCCTTCCAAGGGAGGCACGTCACAGATGGGGGGATCTGAATAGGAGCCTTCCAGGCCAGGTGAGGACCCTTGGAAAATGCCAGCTTTTCTGGGAGCCTCTCCGGCCACAAGGTTTGTCCTCCTGGTGCCTGTGCGGTGCTGGGCACAGCCTCCTGCCACCACTCCTGTGGCTCTGTAGACACCTCAAGTGCTAAGAGCAGATGAGGAGACAGACTTCTCAGCAGTGCAGCTCCATGACATTTGTTTGCCTTTTGAAGGGAGGGTATTTCTCTTAAGGCAACTTCATCAGgccagcttcctttctgctgtcccAGCCCCAGCATTTGCAGCTGTCAGGGGCACAGAGGCAGAGAGCTGGCCGGTGGCCTCCTGGTTCTCAGAGtgtggggagaggctgtgctTCCTCATGTGCATATGCATCTGTCTGGGCCTGTGGGCGTCTTTGTGCCTGTGTGTTGACATTTGCATGTTCATTTGCAAACGCACCTGTGAGAGTGAGTGTGAACATGTGTGTGAACAAGTGCATTTATGAGCAGCAGTGAGACAGAGCAAGATGAGAACGGATCGGTCGATGTGCCCATGACAAGGGATGGAGACTGGTGATCGTAGTGTGGGTGTGTGGAGTGAGGGGAGAAGGCTGGGGGGAATTTGGAATGGATGTATGCAGAAATGGGATGAAAGTCAGATTCATGGATGCATGGATGAAGAGGGGACGAGGAGACAGGAGAATGCAAGTGTTAtagtgaaggaaggagggctgaattcagaagaagaagaaaagctgaacGCACAGGGGGATGAGTGGATGTATGGAATAATGGAGAGGTGCAGGAAAGCAACCTTGTGCCTACAGATAtgaagaaagcagagggagagatgagagaggggtCTCAGAGAGTAGGAAGAGGGGTTAGAACTGGTAGGGTCCTGGAGAGATGGGTAAAAAGAGGGGTGGACGGACAGATGAAGAGCGGTAGAGAGGAAGAGTGGAGAGCGAGAGTGGGTGTTACAGTGAAAGAGGGCTGAAATCAGGGCAACAATAACTGCTGAATTCACAGAGAAAAGAGTGGGTGCGTGGAAAGGCAGGCGTACATGCAAGCAAACTGGTAATGCTAGAGATGatgggctcagccccggccccccatccaccaccgccagccccgcgacccaggagcaccgcagccagccccgccagccctgcacCCCGGCACCGCCACATCCCGCCGCTCCAccgcccgcgcctcgctgccccccgccagccccggctctctgctccggccgtGGCGCCTCCTCTCTGgcgcctcctctcctctccgccgccgccagctccgccctGGGGCTGAGCCCTACGCCAGCACCGCTCGGGGTCtcgcccgggctgagagggctcggtggctctgcaggggcacaagttgctctcctggggaatgggctctcccctcctccagcaaggactccccagcaagGATAAGGCTGCACAGtgccgggggcagcccggggcagcagcagggccctggcCCAGGAGATGgaccagcttcccagagctgtctccgAGCTCAAGGactggaaacagcagccactggtATCCTGCGGGTGGGCGTGAGGAggtgagagcctcccttcagctgcccctctgcagtcccagcaccaTGCCTAAAAGTTGTGTTGAGGCAAAGGGGGTATGAGGACACAGTGtccatgggtgtgcaggggtcagggagggcaggggtgagGTGGGAATTACACAGTCAGAATataggtgagaagggacctccagaggtcatctagatcAACCCCCTGCTCACAACACatcccagtagaccaggttgctcaagatCCCATTCAGTCCATCCTTGAACACCTCCCAGGATAGACATTGCATAAGGTCCCTGGGAAACCTCCTCCCCTTCTTATTTCTGTTATCCTGTTGCTTAATCAGATTTCTTCATGTCTCAGTTGCTTGTCCTTTGCCTCTACTCTTATTGCTGAGCACTTCCAGTGTCTTGGTccatcttctctgcctcctctgattaagtagttgtagaaagcaagaAGGTCTTCCCTGAGACATCTCTTCTCCAAGATGGGcaggcccagttctctcagcttctcctcacttGCCATGTTTGACAGTGCCCTAACCCCCTTGGTGGCCATTGTTGGACTTGCTTCAGTATGTCTTCAACCTGAAAACCCCAATGTGGaagcagtactccagatgtggtctcacaaggaCGAGAGGGCCAGGGACACTTTCctgcacctgctggcaacactttggcTGTCACAGCTCAGGATGCGGTTGGTCTTCTTTGCCAAAAGGGCACGCTGCTCTCTTAGGTTCAGCTAAGTGTCTCCTAAAACCACGCAGccttttctgtggatctgcttcctAGACAGTGACTCCCCAACGTGTGTGACTGCATGGGCTGATTTCTACCCCAGACGCAAAACCTTGCCCTTGCTCTTTTTGACCTTCATGAGGTTCgagtcagcccatttcttcatggtCACAACTCTTAGAGGCTGGTAGTCCAGGCAATTTTTTCAGCCTGGACTACCAGGCTTATCAGCCTCCTAATGAACCCATTCATCCTCAGGAAGTATGGGACAGGGTGTCAAAGGTCCTTTTAAACTCCACGTACAcacttcccctgcccttcccttctccacgGTACCTGttacctcctgagaaagcaatgaggttgggcTTTGGCTACACTGGAGTCTCAGCTCAGAAGCAGCTCCATGGAGAGGGaatcagccctggctgagctctcccagcagagctccctggcACTGATCTCACCAAAGGTCcctaagggaaggggggaaacccTTGGGTCCACTGCCTGCAAGTAGGACCTGAGCTCAGGCTGACAGACATTCAGCAGGGGAGATGCATTAGACCCACTGTGCACAGCCCACGTCAGAAAGAGGGTCTATAATGGACACCCTTGTTGGACAGCAGCTGGCTTTGGGGGATGCGGTCTTGAATCCAatgtcctttccctcccagggCAGTCGGACTGAGATtccaatgtggggcatgaaggtCCTTGTGGGCTCAAGTCCAAAGCAGTCATCAGTTCTTTGGCTTTCCTGTGCAAGCCATAGAGTCTCTTCTTCTACGCACAGCACAGTCATGTCAGGCTTCATGAtcctttcattcagtacctgTTTGATCCAAGGTCTCAGTCCCTGCCTCACACACCACCAGGTCAATGAGCTGCACAAGTACATTTGACATTGGCTTGGATACGAGGGGGCCTGTGTCCCACCCCAGACATCCCCAGCACTGCATTGGAAGCAGATCCACTCAGGGATGGCCAGCACATGGTCGGCAGCATTCCTCAAcctttctccttgcccataaAGCAAAGCCCACCCTTTTCAACTCTCCagtgctgctctccagggcagctgtgtATTGGCCTGGAGAGGCAAGGAGGGgggactgccagccatgctgagACACTTCCAATATCGTTACACTGAATTAAACTAAGGATCCAAACTGGAGTGAAACCATCCTTGTTGGGGCCTGAAATAGGCAGCGGCAGTGcgtgagctctgcaggggcaggaaaaggagggctcaggAGACCGGGGCTGCATTTCAGGGCCTCTTCCCTGGACAGATCTCTAGCAGGCTGGTGCCATCACCATTTGGCTGCACTCAGGCTCCTTCTCACCCTGggaaactgctgctctgcagtgctcatggagagagcagtggagagtgtccctgccatgggcagcacaTTCCCCCCTCATGAGTGACacacaaggacacacacacacaggctcatGCACACTGGCATGGAATCCTGCACAAATTTGTGCTCCCAGAGCATCCTCACAAACCTGGCTGCTTACAAGTCCACACAAGTAAAGAACACACAAGCAAGACAACGAACCATGCACTCTGCTGAGGTCCCCTGGGGACTGGGAAGTGTTAGGCAGGGTAGGGTCAAAACCTAAGAGCACAAGGCACACACCTGGGGAGGCAACAAGAAATGAGCATGGGggtgagctgaggagggagggaaagacaaggacatggCACGTCCTCATGCGTGGGAGCCCACTGGACCTTCTTCCTGAGAACACCACTTCAAACAGCCCCACCAGAGTGACCCAGGCCGACATCACTTGCCTGCTCTGGACCCCTCCAGctcttgagctgagtcttctgcctgcactgctgcattcctgccctCCAAATCCTAGGGCCTTTCATGTGAGTGCTCAAAAGAAGTCTTCATTGGAGAATGGGCATggcacaaacctggaaatgaaaaggcagcagtgttggaAATCAAAGCACAGCCCATATCTTTAGCTGCgatggtttgcattcaagatgagCTTCTCAGAAAATTGTTACCTCTGCAAAGGGTGCCTCTGCCTCTATGGCAGTGAAGGGCAGGTATAAAAGCCAGCCCAAGTCCGTgctctctcatccccttctcttgctcccttctccttgggaaacaggtgagtctgaagccccttctcctcctcttcaaagcGAGATCTCTCCTTGATGGACATCTCAGCTGATAttggctctgtcctgtgctggggtttgCATGTTCTTGTCATGACAGAGGGAAGCGAGGAGAAGCTCTGcttagagagaggctgggatgtggctggggGGACTTTTGGTTTACGAATTAGGAGAGAGCCTCCGTGGGCCAGGTTGCTTTTTATTGGGTGATGAAGTCCATGTGGCTCCTAGCATATCTTTCAGCTCCCCACTCAGTATTAGCCTTGGCTCCTTTGTCATAGTTTAACCAGGCTGTTCTTCACCCATGCTtgtgctctgctttgtccctgcttctctcccaggtgcacctcaggCCCTGAGACATGTCCTGCTCCAATCCATGCCTTCCATGCCGACCCTGcggcccgaccccgctggccaacagctgcaatgagccctgtgtcaggcagtgccagaactccactgtTGTCATCGAGCCCcctcccgtggtggtgaccctgcccggccccatcctcagctcctacccgcagaacactgttgtgggatcctccacctctgctgctgttggcagcatcctcagctgtgatggagtgcccatcacctctgggtgctgtgacctctctggcatttccagccgctactgtggcagaaggtgcctcccctgctaaagatgCTGGGAAAGCCCCACGAAGACACCTTGAGGAACTCAGAGcacggtgctgggcagggcatcAAGATTTTGCATGAGTTTTCAGTACAGCTGAAtggctttgcctttctttcccttttctttttttgcttcagttctcCTGGGCAGCAAGGTCCGCCCAGGGCCAGCCTAGGGGGGACGATTTGGCTCCTGTCCCTCTATGGGGCAGGCAGGCTGACATCATGCAAGAACTTCTTCACAGCCAAGGACCACAGACTCTTggctgcccccagggctccctgcactgctgtcctccacttggagtgactttgtttccctcttttgtctcattaaagttctgctgcattcaagcctggccTCCATGTGCTCCTTCCCTCTCCGGACGCTCCCCAAGCTGCCAAAGGAGAAAGGTGTTGCTCTGGGGTGGAAAGGGGTGAGGGCACAAGGAGACCCTTCTCCATTGGGAGAGGAATGGGAGGTTGGGACCCCCTGCAGAGGCTCCGCTTTTGGGCACcatcccttggagctgaggaagtcatccctggctgttctgctgccagggaccatcaggccttgccttgctgtgtctctgcccacAAATGCCCAGAGAGGCAGGAGGCCCTGAGGGGTCAGCAGCCCCATGAGCTCATGAGGAAGGGCGTTCCTTTTTGCCATGGGCAGGAGTCTCAGAAAAAATTTGCCATTTCTGCTGAATGCATTGAGGCTGGAGATTGGAGCTAAACATGTGGGAGCCGAGGGCAGTCAGCACAGAAATGGAGGCAGTGAAACGGTGTCTTTCTGAGGGAGATCAAATTGCTCTGTTACAGAGCATGCAGGAGAACCTGAAGATCAGCAAGGATGCTCTTGGGTGCACTGATGTGGGTGAGGAAAGATTTGCCCTCAGTAAACTCATGTGAGATGCTCTCAATCCCCTTCCTGACTTTCATGAGTTTAGGAAGGGCTTCTGAGAGCATTTCCTCCATCTTCTTTTCAGGGACTGAGTAGGGACTGTCCAGTCAGCTCCTTGAACACCCTTGGATGCATCCCAAATTCATACCTATGGAGTCTGTGGGGAGGCGCAGGGATGTGATAGGCCTGAGGAGAAGCCATATCactaaaaactgaggagaaatagGCATCGAGTACACCACCCTTTTCCCTATCATTTGTCACCAGGTCCTCTTCCTCACTGAGCAATGAGACCACATCTacttagccttccttttgctgccaataGGCTCAGAGGTACCTTTCCTCATTCCCTCCCTTCCAAGGTTccactccagctgtgctctggcttTTCCTGACTCACCTTTCCACACATTGCAGAAGACAATCCTTGTGCTCTGAGGAGGCTCTCCTTGAAGGTTATTCAGCTCTCCTGGGAACCTCTGAACTCTAGGGCAGTTTCCCATGGCATCCTGCCAAGCACATGGGTCCCTGACAAGACTACGATATGCTCTTCTGAAGTCGGGGGCAGTAGTCATCCTGTTTGTCTTGGCCAGTCCTCTGAGGATCTTAAGGTCCAcagtctcatggtcactgcaggcaAGGCTGCCCTTGAACTCTACATCATCCAAGAGTTCTTCCTCATTTGTGAGTAGCAGGTCTAACCGAGCCTCTCTCCTAGTCTGTGCATGGATTGCCCGCATCAAAAATTTGTCTTCCATAtgccccagccatgtcctggtttgcttgtgcccagccattttcctcctgcagcGGATACTGAGGTGGTAAAAGTCACCCATGGGTACCAGGGCCTGTGACTGTGGGGCTTTCCCCGACCACCTGAAGAAGGCGTCATCTGCCCCCTCTTCTTGAGCAGGAGGTGTGTAGCAGGCATGTAACTCCACCACCACCTGTGCCACAGGGGAAGTGAGAGTGTCTCCCCTGGTGTGCTGTTCCCCATGCATACCTCTTCTACCCCTTGTGCTTCTCTTCAGTCTCTGGGAGACTCCCCCTCCATACCTACTTTAAACTCCTCCTTCCCTGTTTAGGGGTGTTGGCAAAAACACTCTTGCCTCACCTTGCCAAACACATTCCACTCCTGAGCAGTAGTCCTCACTCTtccaagagggtcccttggggacagaagccaaagctgctgagtgctgccgCACCCCACTCCTGCCATGCACGCTGCCTAAATGAGCTGGCAAGGGAGAGGGATTCTCTTCTGACTTCTGTGCCTCCTTCAGGGTGTATGTCCTTCCAGCCCTGTGGGACTAACTCAGATGCCAAAGACATCCTCGTGTAGAGACTCTTTCAGCCCAAGCTCACTGCCCTGGAGGCAAGGACCTCACAGAGCCACCTTTGTTCCCAgcataattcatagaatcatagaatggtttgggttggaagggaccttgaaagaccatctagttcaatccccctgccatggacagggacatctctcgctcgatcaggttgctcgaaaccccatctaacctgaccttgaactctTCCAATGGTGGAGCATCTGCAACATCTCtggacaacctcttccagtgtctcaccaccctcattgtaaaaaattccttccttatgtccaaccaaAGTCTACACTCTTTCAGTTTCAAGCCATTGCCCCCGTCGTGCCACTACAGACCAtgataaaacacatttctctctcttACTTAAAATGCCCCTTTAGATACTGGAAGACCGCAAGAAGGtccccccagagccttctcccctccaggctgaacaacctcacttctcttagcctttcttcataggagaggcgttccaacgctctgaccattttcgtggtgCTCCTCTGGACCCTACACCTCTAACAGACTCTACAGACTCTTCCCACTCTCAGTGAAGAGACATCAGCTCACAGACGGGACTTACCCCATCCCAAAGCAGACGTGCACAGTAAATGGGACAAATCATCTTTCTGGACACACTGATCCAGCAATTGACCAGTCGTGGCCTCTGAACGCCCCAGCTAGCATAAGCTCACAGCAGGGCCTGCATACCTGGTCACGTGTGCATGCCTTGCTTCATCATGTGATCTGAAGTGAACCCAGAGGCTGTCCCACCAGAGCCTACAAGCACCTCCGTCCCAAGGCTAAAGCCCATATCCCTGTCCACGGTactcagggacagagagagagcagggAAAGGGCTTTTGTGTGGGTGAAAGGGCTCAAGCGGGGCACCTTACTCTCACCAGCTGCATCTCCCGCTCTCACCGAGCGCACATGAGTCTTCCCTCAGCCACTCTGAACCCTTGGACACAGGACTTGCAGAAGATGACTCCGTCAAGTCCAACACCTATGCGGTGGCCCTGCACAGTGTAGACAGCCTCTCTCCCTTTGCCTTGAGTCTTCTCAATTAACTCTAGATGACTAGAAGTCtaaatttgtgtgtatgtgtcgTTTAAGCCAGCTGTTTAGTTTATCTTGAGTGTCCTTTCCTGGACTCCTCCAGCATGTGAGATGAGTCCTCTGCCCACACTGACATGTTTTGCAGCGGAAATGCTTGGGCCTCTCACCCTGTCAC
The Calonectris borealis chromosome 22, bCalBor7.hap1.2, whole genome shotgun sequence genome window above contains:
- the LOC142092095 gene encoding feather keratin Cos1-1/Cos1-3/Cos2-1-like; the encoded protein is MSCSNPCLPCRPCGPTPLANSCNEPCVRQCQNSTVVIEPPPVVVTLPGPILSSYPQNTVVGSSTSAAVGSILSCDGVPITSGCCDLSGISSRYCGRRCLPC